A stretch of Zootoca vivipara chromosome 13, rZooViv1.1, whole genome shotgun sequence DNA encodes these proteins:
- the TNS4 gene encoding tensin-4 has protein sequence MSRVMPNHVLRVGQTICVSSQEDHARLQPNGYSPCHTSPPQYLYYSVEGWDRQISLTQGKGGPLPKMELYDSCKLAEATPMKSPNLGDKCLPEEPTETGNDSCPEFSPTLDVSIDKLNRLILEIDPTFQPLQLNPIQSQSPNQAVPQSSTAVAQKQEPESPDIKYIEMSPARPKCQESRQNSESPSCAPQSTSPPNHCPLFPHGGTHSSGHMTFMVGHDPGGPQYPTGRQSPACIRVSESISIPQQDQKGYRSSSLLPSSPGFENLRKLSQHGRMVQRCSEASLLSTSPGSDTSYILGSSSQSLSNNEPDTPQTRSTGSPSSVGSLNGSSLGSWSSGSYYPGVSCSQKGNSPLPQPFQKGQTNSCSPSPVTSSPSHVPIVLINGRLEDSEMPSKPYRNHPGSFKQKMPPPSSGSFSGASSSNKTSSESSLSSSSSLDSYSKETQTTMKFVMDTSKYWFKPSITRDQAVQMLADEPPGTFIMRDSTSYRGSFGLAMKVFSGKTGEDGSDPIRHFLIESSARGVHLKGAEEEPYFGSLSAFVYQHTIMPLALPCRLVIPSQDFFGGRENPAVGSEATLPVSMKAAVCNLLYLHSLTMETLTGKAAVRKAVSATFELEVPPTPTIVHFKVTDQGITLTDIQRKVFFRRHYPLTAISFCDMDPENRKWQKFSKISRIFGVIAKSPADSENICHLFAEYDAVHPASHIVDFIKKLLPAA, from the exons ATGTCAAGGGTGATGCCAAACCATGTGCTTAGGGTCGGACAGACAATATGTGTTTCATCCCAAGAAGACCATGCTCGCTTGCAGCCTAACGGTTATTCGCCTTGCCACACTTCACCACCGCAGTATTTATATTATTCTGTAGAAGGCTGGGACAGACAGATCTCATTGACCCAAGGCAAAGGAGGTCCACTGCCCAAGATGGAACTCTATGACTCCTGTAAGCTGGCAGAGGCCACACCTATGAAATCCCCAAATTTGGGGGATAAATGTCTGCCAGAGGAGCCAACAGAAACAGGCAATGACAGCTGCCCAGAATTCTCTCCCACTTTGGATGTGTCCATTGATAAACTGAACCGCCTGATCTTGGAAATTGACCCCACTTTCCAGCCTCTCCAGCTGAATCCGATCCAAAGCCAGAGTCCTAACCAAGCTGTTCCACAAAGCAGCACAGCAGTGGCCCAAAAACAGGAGCCAGAATCCCCAG ACATAAAGTACATTGAAATGTCACCTGCCAGACCAAAGTGCCAGGAGTCTCGGCAGAACTCAGAGAGTCCATCCTGCGCTCCGCAGTCTACGTCTCCCCCAAACCACTGCCCTTTGTTTCCACATGGAGGAACCCACTccagtggccacatgaccttcaTGGTTGGCCACGATCCTGGTGGCCCCCAGTATCCCACAGGGAGGCAGTCGCCGGCTTGCATCCGGGTCTCCGAAAGCATCTCCATTCCGCAGCAGGACCAGAAAGGCTACAGGTCAAGTTCCCTGCTGCCTTCCTCCCCAGGCTTTGAGAACTTACGGAAGCTGTCTCAGCATGGGAGGATGGTGCAGCGATGCAGCGAGGCATCTCTGCTTTCGACAAGTCCAGGGTCGGACACCAGCTACATCCTTGGAAG CAGCTCCCAATCACTGTCCAACAATGAGCCCGACACTCCTCAGACCAGGTCAACGGGAAGTCCTTCCTCTGTTGGATCCCTCAATGGTTCTTCCCTTGGTTCCTGGAGCTCAGGTTCCTACTACCCTGGTGTCAGTTGCTCCCAGAAAGGGAATTCTCCCCTACCTCAGCCGTTCCAGAAGGGACAGACCAATAGCTGCTCTCCTTCACCCGTCACAAGCTCCCCATCCCATGTGCCCATTGTGCTTATCAATGGCCGTCTTGAAGACAGTGAGATGCCCTCCAAACCTTACAGGAATCACCCAGGTTCTTTCAAACAGAAGATGCCCCCGCCCAGTTCTGGCTCATTTTCCGGTGCCAGCAGTTCCAACAAAACATCTTCAGAGAGCTCGCTCTCGTCTTCTTCGTCTCTGGACA GCTATTCAAAAGAAACCCAGACAACGATGAAGTTTGTGATGGACACCTCCAAGTATTGGTTCAAGCCTAGCATCACAAGGGACCAAG CTGTCCAGATGCTAGCTGATGAACCCCCTGGCACTTTCATCATGCGGGACAGCACATCTTACCGCGGCTCGTTTGGCTTGGCCATGAAAGTCTTCAGCGGCAAAACAG gggagGATGGCAGTGATCCTATCAGGCACTTCCTCATTGAGTCTTCTGCCCGAGGAGTGCACCTTAAGGGCGCTGAAGAAGAACCCTATTTTG GAAGTCTCTCGGCGTTTGTATATCAACACACCATCATGCCTTTAGCATTGCCCTGCAGACTGGTTATCCCCAGCCAAG ATTTCTTTGGAGGAAGAGAAAATCCTGCTGTGGGTTCAGAAGCCACTCTTCCAGTTTCAATGAAAGCTGCAG TCTGCAATCTCCTGTACCTCCACTCCCTGACCATGGAGACGCTCACTGGCAAAGCAGCAGTTCGGAAAGCCGTCTCTGCCACTTTCGAACTGGAGGTCCCGCCTACGCCCACCATCGTCCACTTCAAAGTGACTGACCAAGGGATCACCTTGACAGACATCCAGCGGAA GGTTTTCTTCCGGCGGCACTATCCACTGACTGCCATCAGCTTTTGTGACATGGACCCCGAAAACCGGAA gtGGCAGAAATTTTCCAAAATTTCCAG